The Caulobacter sp. FWC2 region GGCCTGGATCGACGAGACCCTCGCCCCGCCGGTCGTGCCCTGCATCATCGACCCCGAAAACACCGCCTCCCTGGCCCTGGCCGCCAAGGTCGGCTTCACGCTGAAGACCCACACCACCTTCAAGGGTTCGCCAATCATGGTGCTGGAGCGCCGCCGGTAAGGCTGCGCCATGCTGGGCATACTTCTCGCTCTCGCTTGCGCAACCTTCGCGGCCTGGATCGGTGCATACGACAGCTACATCGCCTGGAAACGAGGCTATGTGCGGCTTGGCCGCTCGCGGGCTCGCAAGCTATATCGCGCCGACAATCCTCGCATGTTTCGTATCAACGTGATCGGCAACGCCCTGGTCGGACTTCTCGGAGTTTCTGGGATCGTCTTGATAATCACGGGAATGATCTAGACCTCGGAAAGCCCCAGACTTCGCGTGACGCTCTTCATCGAAGCGCCGCGCGGAACGACGGCCCAGTCCTTCGGCGCCGAGGCCCGCACGGCCACGACCGCGCCCTTGGGGCAGACGTCCAGGCAGTCGACCTCGATCACGGCAGCGCAGGCTTTGCGGCCCTTGCCCTTCGCGCCGATGGCCTGGCGCAAGGCCTTGGCCAGCTTCTGGTCGCCATCCTCGCCGAAGCCGCCATCCAGCTTCTTCGAACACTTTCGGCACACCAGCACGACTTCGCTCCAGTCGGCCTTCACGCGCTTGATTGGCTTCTCGCTCATGGACCTAAGATGGGCAGTCGCCGCATCCAGTGCTAGGACGACGCCATGGCTCGCAAACTCATCGCCAAAGTTGTCAAGGATCCTACCGCCGAGGCCGATCGCGCCTGGTTCGAGGCCAACCCTGAGCGCCTGTTCCGCCTGCGCGATCCGGCACCGGTCGAGTTCAAGGACCCGTTGGGCGATCCCGGCGAGGGCTTCTCCTGGCGCGTGCTGATCGCCCGCCTGCCCGACGGCGGTCGCCTGCGCCTGCCGGTCTCGCTGTCGTGGGAGCTGCACAACGATCACGCCAAGGACCAGCACCTGAAGATCCTGTTCGAGCAGGTCGCCCCGGCCGAGGCCAAGGCGCGGTTGGGCTGATCCCGGCCATGCGCGGGGCCCGCACGATCCTCCTGTGGGCCTTGGTCCTGGCGCTGGGCGCCTTCGCGCTGCAGTGGCTGGAATACCGGTTCGTGACCCGCGCCTTCTCCTGGCAGATCTATGTCGGACTGATCGGCGCGGCCTTCGCGGCCGGCGGAGTCTGGGTCGGCTTCAAGCTGGCGGCCCGCGCCCGCCCAGAGACTTTCCAGCGCAACGACGCCGCCCTCGCCGCCCTGGGCCTGACCGGCCAGGAGGTGAGGGTTCTGGAGCGCCTGGCCGCCGGCCGTTCCAACAAGGAGATCGCCCGCGACCTCGGCCTCTCGCCCAACACCGTCAAGACCCACGTCGCCAACCTCTACGCCAAGCTGGAGGTCGGTCGCCGCACCCAGGCGATCGGCAAGGCGCGCGAGCTGGCCCTGATACCTTGACCCTCCGCCGATAGGGCGAAACTGTTGAACTCACCCGTTTGGGCGATACCGCTTTGGCCAAAAGAGCGGGCAGCCTCGGGACGCGTCGCAGGGGGCGGCGCGGAGGAGGAGTTCCATGCAACGCACCATCGTGACCTACGGGCTGATCTCGGGCGTCATCATCATCCTGGGCATGATCGCCACCATCGTCTTCTCGGCCCAGCACAGCCTGTGGCTGGGCTATCTGATCATGCTGGTCGGGCTTTCCGCGATCCTGCTGGCGATCAAGTCGCATCGCGACAAGGTGCTGGGCGGTGTGATCAAGTTCTGGCCGGCTTTCCTAATCGGCCTGGGCGTCGCCGTGGTCGCCGGAATCGCCTATGTCGCCATCTGGGAGGCCTATCTGGCCATAACCCACTACCGCTTCATGGACGAGTACACGGCCAGCATCCTGGCCTCGAAGAAGGCCGAGGGACTCTCCGGCGCGGCCTACGCCAAGCTCGCCGCCGAAATGGCCGAGATGAAGAAGAGCTACGCCAACCCGCTCTACCGGATGCCGATGACCTTCATCGAGATCTTCCCGGTGGGCCTGCTGGTCGCCCTGGTCAGCGCCGCCCTGGTCCGCAATCCGCGTTTCCTGCCGGCCAAGGCCTAGAGCCTCGTCACCCGCACCGCCATCCACGGCCGGCCGGGCAGCGCCACGGTCGGCCGATCGGGGTCGTGGAGGAAGTAGGCGTCCTTCTTGCCCATGACGAAGACGCCCTCGGCCGGTGTCACGGTCATGTTCCAGGTGTCGAGCACCTCGACCTGGAAACGCTCGCCGCCCTTCAGCTCGTCCTTGGGCAGGGCCACGGCCCATTCCGTCGGCGCGGCCTCGCCGAAATAGCGCAGGTAGTACGACCCGGCCTTGCCGCCCAGGTGCTGGTCCCACCACTTGTCGATCGGCTCCAGGCCTGGCGCCGGACACGCTTCCATCACGCTTCTCAGGAAAGCCAGGCGTGGCGTGCTCTCGCCGTGCAGCTTTCCGCCCTTGGCGGTCCAGCCGTCGTCACCCTTGTAGATCTCTCCGTGGCCGACATAGGTCCCGGCGACCAGCCCGTGCCAGAAGCGCTCGACCATCCCCTCGGGCTTGAGGTCGCCCCATCGCTTGTCGATGTCGCCCTCGTAGCGGACCTCCTCGTAGATCACCGGCTTCTTCCAGACGCTGCGCAGGATCTCGGCCCGCGTGTCGTCCAACACCGCCGCGCCGTTCTGGATGCTGGCGTGGGAGATCCACGACCGGCCGTTGTCGTAGAACTCCCGCCAGTTGTGGATCGAGCACAGGCGGCCGTATGGGTCCTCGGCCTTGATCAGCTGGCCGAGGCGCTCGAAGTCGGCGACCGACTTGGCCTTCACCAGGTCCCACTCGTTGGCCAGCGACCACCAGACGTTCGAGAAGCTGGCGAACCGGGCGACCATGTAGCGGACATAACGGTCGTCGCGCGCCGGAGTCATGGCGTGCCAGCCGGTCTTCTCGTCATAGGGATGGAACAGGATCAGGTCGGCCTGGACGCCCTGCTCGCCCAGCCGCTGGACGCGGTCCTCGAGGCGGCGGAAATAGGCGGGGTTCAGACGGTCGTAGTCCCAACCCTCCCCGACTTTTTCAAACGGATAGATCGGCTCGCCCGGCACGTTCGGGAAGACGCACATGCGCATCTTGTTGAACGGAGAGGCCTTCAGCGTGGCCAGGGTCTGGTCGCAGAGGGCGTCGCTCTGCTGGGCCCAGGCATAGGCCGTGGTGCCGACCTGCCGGTAGGGCGTCCCATCGGCATGGGCGAAGTGGTAGCCACCCGTCACGCGCAGCGGGCCATGCTCGCCGGGGCGCGGCGCGACGGCGGTGACCGTTCCGGCCTGGCCGTTCAGCGCCTTGACCACGCTCGTCGTCCGCCAGCGCCAGACGCCCTCGCTCGGCGGGCTGAAGCGCACGCGCCACGTCCCGTCGCCGTCGTAGAAGCCCCTCGCCTTCAGCGTGGTCTTGCCGTCGGTTAAGGCTGCGGTCAGCGCGACGTCGAACGGATTGCCGGGAACGGGCGCCTTCAGGGCGATCTCGTGCACGCCCCATCGCGGGACGGCGGAACCCCGCGCCAAGGCCGGCGCGGCGATGAAGGCCAGGCCCAGGCCCGTGGCGGCCCGGCGGGTCAGAAGCGGAGAACGCATGGCCACAGTAGCGAGGCCATGCCTGGATTCTGCAAGCCTTAAGCCGCCTGCAGCTGCTGCTTGACCCGCTCGGCCAGGGTCTTGATGTCGATCGGCTTGGGCAGGAAGGTCACGCCCGTCTCGCCTTCCAGCAGGTCGCTGAACTCGGCCTCGGCATAGCCGGAGATGAACATCACCGGCGCATTGCCCAGATAGCCGCGCGCCTTCTTGAGCAAGGTCGGGCCATCGATGCCGGGCATGATCACGTCGGAGATCAGTAGGTCAATCGTACCGGCGTGCTCCTCGGCGATCAGCAGGGCCTCCTCGCCGTCGGCGGCTTCCAGCACCTCGTAGCCACGGGCGCGCAGCAGGCGGGCGGCTACGCTGCGGACAGCGTCTTCGTCCTCGACGAACAGGATGCGGCCGGCGCCGGACAGGTCGCGCGCGGCGCGCGGCTTGACCGGCTCCGCAGCGGCCTGGGCGGCAATAACGCCGGCCGGGGCGTCGTAGATCGGCAGGAAGATGCGGAAGGCCGCGCCTTCGCCCGGACGGCTGTGGACGTGGATCCAGCCGTCGCTCTGCTTGACGATGCCATAGACCGTGGCCAGGCCCAGGCCCGTGCCCTCGCCCACCGGCTTGGTGGTGAAGAACGGGTCGAAGATCTTGCCCATCACGTCGGGCGGGATCCCCGGACCGTCGTCGGACACCTCGATGAAGGCGACGTCGCTCTCGGCGGCCGGGAAGCCCAGGCCGATGGCTTCGTCGCGGGTCAGGCGGGCGGTACGGATGCGCACGATGCCGCCGCCCTTGGCCGCGCGAACGGCGTCGCGGGCGTTGACGGCCAGGTTCATGACCGCCGTCTCGAGCTGGCTCTTGTCGGCGCGCACCTTCGGCAGGTCACGGCCGTAGTCGGTGATCAGCTTGACGTCTTCGCGCAGCAGGCGGCGCAGCAGGACCTCGAACTCCGAGATCAGCTCGCCCAGGTCCAGCACCTCGCGCTGAACGGTCTGCTTGCGCGAGAAGGCCAGCAGCTTGCGGACCAGGTCGGCGGCGCGCACGCCGGTCTGACGGATTTCGTTCAGGCCCTCGTAGGAGGGGTCGCCGACGGGGTGACGGTGCAGCAGTTCGTCCAGGCGCAGCTGGATGGCGGTCAGCAGGTTGTTGAAGTCGTGGGCGACGCCGCCGGCCAGCTGACCGATGGCCTGCATCTTCTGCGACTGAGCCAGCTGAAGCTCCATCTGCTTCTGCTCGGATACGTCGATCATGTAGGCGACGACGCGGCCCTCGGCGCGGTAGAGATAGAGATGGGCGATGCGGGTCTGGTCGCGGGCCAGGCGCACCTCGAAGGGGCCGGCCTTGCCCTCGTTCAGGCGGGTCTCGGCCTCGGCGCGCGTGGTCGCGTCGATCAGGTCGCCGAACACCATGCCGGCCTTGCCGCCAGTCATGGTCGTCAGGGCCGGATTGACCTCCAGCACTCTCGACTTGAAGGGCTCCAGCCCCTCCAGCAGCGCCGCGCCGAACGGGGAGGCGCCCGCGAAGGCGTCCAGGGTGGTGGGCGGCGGGGCGACGCGCTCGGCGACCGGCGCGGCCTCCAGGGTCTCAACGGCACGCTGCGGCTCGACGATAGGCGTCAGGCGGATCAGCAGGCGACCGCCGGCCAGGCGCGAGACGTTGGCGGTGTGGTCCACGCCGCTGGCGCGCAGCACGCCCTGCGCCATCTCGCCCTTGCGGGCCTGGACCAGGGCGGCGAACAGGCTGGAGCCGGCCACGCCCTTGGGCAGGCGCCGCTGGTCGCCCATCACCTCGCGCCAGGACAGGTTGGCGGCGAGCAGGCGACCGTCCGGCGCGGCCAGGGCCGCAGGCTCGCTCAAGGCGTCGATGAAGTCCTCTGCCTGGTCGACATCACCGCCCGACACGGCCGAGCCGCGGATAGCCACCAGCCCGAGGATCGCCACGCCGGCGACACCCAGAAGCAGCAGCAAGCCGGCCAGGGTCACCGGTCCGGCTTTCAGCGCCGGCGCCACGGCGAAGGCGGCCGCGCCCACGAAAAATACCGCCGCGCCCGCCAGCCACGGATCGAAGCGCCGGCGCGGCGCGCCAGTCGAAGCTTTGTCCTGAAGCTGGAAATCGGCCATGGGCGGGGTTGTTACCTTTGTTACGGCAAAGCCGCGACTCACCTGTAATCGGAGAAACAATAGCCTTTCCCGAGCGGTAGGTCAGTTTTCTGGAAATTGAGTGTTAGAGAGGACGCGCGCGCTGCCCGGCGCCGCCCCCAGCCCGTGTCTGGGGCTTCTTGCCGTTCATGATGAAGCTGATGACCTTGGCGACGGCTTCGAAGTGTTCGACCGGGATTTCCTGGTCGATTTCGACGCTGGCGTAGAGAGCGCGGGCCAGGGGCGGATCCTCCAGCACCGGCACGCCGTGCTCCTCGGCCAGGGCGCGGATCTTCAGGGCCAGCTCGTCGACGCCCTTGGCCACGCACATCGGCGCGGGCGTCTCGCCGGCCTCGTACTTCAGCGCGACGGCGTAGTGGGTCGGGTTCATGACGACCACGGTCGCCTTGGGCACGGCCTGCATCATCCGCTGGCGCGAGCGCTGCATCTGGATCTGACGGCGCTTGCCCTTGATGTGCGGGTCGCCGTCCGACTGCTTGAACTCGTCCTTGACCTCCTGAAGGGTCATGCGCATGCGGTTCATGAACCGGATCCGCTGCCAGAAG contains the following coding sequences:
- a CDS encoding DUF5605 domain-containing protein, translating into MRSPLLTRRAATGLGLAFIAAPALARGSAVPRWGVHEIALKAPVPGNPFDVALTAALTDGKTTLKARGFYDGDGTWRVRFSPPSEGVWRWRTTSVVKALNGQAGTVTAVAPRPGEHGPLRVTGGYHFAHADGTPYRQVGTTAYAWAQQSDALCDQTLATLKASPFNKMRMCVFPNVPGEPIYPFEKVGEGWDYDRLNPAYFRRLEDRVQRLGEQGVQADLILFHPYDEKTGWHAMTPARDDRYVRYMVARFASFSNVWWSLANEWDLVKAKSVADFERLGQLIKAEDPYGRLCSIHNWREFYDNGRSWISHASIQNGAAVLDDTRAEILRSVWKKPVIYEEVRYEGDIDKRWGDLKPEGMVERFWHGLVAGTYVGHGEIYKGDDGWTAKGGKLHGESTPRLAFLRSVMEACPAPGLEPIDKWWDQHLGGKAGSYYLRYFGEAAPTEWAVALPKDELKGGERFQVEVLDTWNMTVTPAEGVFVMGKKDAYFLHDPDRPTVALPGRPWMAVRVTRL
- a CDS encoding DUF4199 domain-containing protein, which encodes MQRTIVTYGLISGVIIILGMIATIVFSAQHSLWLGYLIMLVGLSAILLAIKSHRDKVLGGVIKFWPAFLIGLGVAVVAGIAYVAIWEAYLAITHYRFMDEYTASILASKKAEGLSGAAYAKLAAEMAEMKKSYANPLYRMPMTFIEIFPVGLLVALVSAALVRNPRFLPAKA
- a CDS encoding response regulator transcription factor, which codes for MRGARTILLWALVLALGAFALQWLEYRFVTRAFSWQIYVGLIGAAFAAGGVWVGFKLAARARPETFQRNDAALAALGLTGQEVRVLERLAAGRSNKEIARDLGLSPNTVKTHVANLYAKLEVGRRTQAIGKARELALIP
- a CDS encoding (2Fe-2S) ferredoxin domain-containing protein, translating into MSEKPIKRVKADWSEVVLVCRKCSKKLDGGFGEDGDQKLAKALRQAIGAKGKGRKACAAVIEVDCLDVCPKGAVVAVRASAPKDWAVVPRGASMKSVTRSLGLSEV
- the cckA gene encoding cell cycle histidine kinase CckA — its product is MADFQLQDKASTGAPRRRFDPWLAGAAVFFVGAAAFAVAPALKAGPVTLAGLLLLLGVAGVAILGLVAIRGSAVSGGDVDQAEDFIDALSEPAALAAPDGRLLAANLSWREVMGDQRRLPKGVAGSSLFAALVQARKGEMAQGVLRASGVDHTANVSRLAGGRLLIRLTPIVEPQRAVETLEAAPVAERVAPPPTTLDAFAGASPFGAALLEGLEPFKSRVLEVNPALTTMTGGKAGMVFGDLIDATTRAEAETRLNEGKAGPFEVRLARDQTRIAHLYLYRAEGRVVAYMIDVSEQKQMELQLAQSQKMQAIGQLAGGVAHDFNNLLTAIQLRLDELLHRHPVGDPSYEGLNEIRQTGVRAADLVRKLLAFSRKQTVQREVLDLGELISEFEVLLRRLLREDVKLITDYGRDLPKVRADKSQLETAVMNLAVNARDAVRAAKGGGIVRIRTARLTRDEAIGLGFPAAESDVAFIEVSDDGPGIPPDVMGKIFDPFFTTKPVGEGTGLGLATVYGIVKQSDGWIHVHSRPGEGAAFRIFLPIYDAPAGVIAAQAAAEPVKPRAARDLSGAGRILFVEDEDAVRSVAARLLRARGYEVLEAADGEEALLIAEEHAGTIDLLISDVIMPGIDGPTLLKKARGYLGNAPVMFISGYAEAEFSDLLEGETGVTFLPKPIDIKTLAERVKQQLQAA